The following DNA comes from Halobacillus litoralis.
GTAGAAGAGCTTGGTTTGGGCAAAATAGGATTTGAAAAGGACCATGTTACATACAGTCTTTTCGAGCAATATAATGAAGCATTAGCAGCAGAACTGATTCCGACGTCGGGTATCGTAGAAAAATTACGCTTGATTAAGACGGATGAGGAGATTAGTATATTAAAGGATGCTGTTAAGATTGCAGGTGATGCCTTTGAACATATTCTCGGCTACATAAAACCTGGTGTCAGAGAAATCGATGTTTCTAACGAGTTGGAATTCTTCATGCGAAAGCAGGGAGCGACTTCCTCTAGTTTTGATATCATTGTTGCTTCTGGATACCGCTCTGCATTACCGCACGGAGTAGCATCTGAAAAACAAATCCAGTCAGGTGAGTTAGTCACGCTTGATTTCGGCGCGCTATATAAAGGATATTGTTCAGACATAACGCGAACTATAGCCGTAGGTGAAATCAACGATCAGTTGAAAGAAATCTATGATACTGTTTTACAGGCGCAATTGAAAGGTATGGAAGGAATAAAAGCAGGAATTACTGGCAAAGAAGCCGATGCATTGACGCGTGATTATATCAAGGAGAAAGGGTATGGCGAATATTTCGGTCATTCAACAGGACATGGATTGGGTCTGGATGTTCATGAAGGTCCAGGTTTATCTTTCCGTTCAGATCAAGTCCTCGAGCAAGGTATGGTTGTCACAGTCGAACCGGGAATTTATGTTCCGAATGTAGGCGGCTGCCGCATTGAAGATGATACGATTGTCACGAAGTCAGGCAATGAGCGTTTGAGTCACTCTTCAAAAGAATTGATCACGTTGTAATTTTAAAGGAGGAACAAAGATGATTTCAGTGAACGATTTTCGTACAGGTTTGACAATAGAAGTAGAAGGGGATATTTGGCAGGTCATGGATTTCCAACA
Coding sequences within:
- a CDS encoding M24 family metallopeptidase produces the protein MSKLVSLRKKIASEKLDGLLIMSAKNRRYISGFSGSSGAVLITKDEAILITDFRYTEQASEQANEFSVIEHKTPMPKAVAAKVEELGLGKIGFEKDHVTYSLFEQYNEALAAELIPTSGIVEKLRLIKTDEEISILKDAVKIAGDAFEHILGYIKPGVREIDVSNELEFFMRKQGATSSSFDIIVASGYRSALPHGVASEKQIQSGELVTLDFGALYKGYCSDITRTIAVGEINDQLKEIYDTVLQAQLKGMEGIKAGITGKEADALTRDYIKEKGYGEYFGHSTGHGLGLDVHEGPGLSFRSDQVLEQGMVVTVEPGIYVPNVGGCRIEDDTIVTKSGNERLSHSSKELITL